A segment of the Synergistaceae bacterium genome:
TCATATCTTTTACTGTTGAAGCTGAAAATTTGCCCGGCAAAATATTTTACCCCCTTTGAGTTTACAAAAATTTTATGTCATGAATCAAAGAGGGTCAAATATGAGTCTTACTTTTTAGCGAAGAAAAAATTTGTGCATGTAAAAATTTCTAATCTCTCGTCATATTGGTTAATCTCAATTAATCCGTCTTTCATGATTCTATACATCGTAAAATCTTTGTGAAGTAAATTCCAGAAATCGCGTATAAATGTACGTGAATCAATATTACAGCCGCCAAATTCAATTTGTATAGCTTTAATAATTCCATTGGCAAGAGAATCAGCAGCACCCTTTAACACATTTAATTCGTTGCCTTCTACATCAAGTTTAAGCAAATCTATATGACCAATTTTCTTATCGTTTACGTATTTATCAAGAGTATCAAGCATTATAGACTCGCTTTGTTCAAATTCTATATTGAGATAATCGAGCTGACGTTTGTATATGCTTGCAAGTCCTGAACCTGCTTTGTCATAAAATAATGTGCTCTGAGACTTTGAATCGCTTAGGCCAAAATTGTTGAGGGTAATTTTTGACTCGCTGCCTAAATTAGCGTATAAAATTTTAAATGTTTCATGTCCGGGCTCGAAGCTGTGTATCTCAATATTATCATCGCTAAAAAAATCTAGTAAAAACTGTGAGTATTGACCCTTATTTGCTCCTACATCAAATATTATGATAGTTTTTCCAGTTGATGAATGTTCTTTGAC
Coding sequences within it:
- a CDS encoding FkbM family methyltransferase produces the protein MIGKKKFYPFFRNLYSTAITGMNIGLGTGVNVSGEINSLAYVKEHSSTGKTIIIFDVGANKGQYSQFLLDFFSDDNIEIHSFEPGHETFKILYANLGSESKITLNNFGLSDSKSQSTLFYDKAGSGLASIYKRQLDYLNIEFEQSESIMLDTLDKYVNDKKIGHIDLLKLDVEGNELNVLKGAADSLANGIIKAIQIEFGGCNIDSRTFIRDFWNLLHKDFTMYRIMKDGLIEINQYDERLEIFTCTNFFFAKK